In Gimesia panareensis, the genomic window ATGTTCTGAACCACGATCCGGGACGCGCGGGCGGTTTCCTGCAGGGGCGTGTTACTCAACATGACTCTTTTCGGGCTGGTCGGGCGCCGCTTCCGCGGAGGTCTGCTGCGCCTGTTTCAGGTAATCAATCTGGGGGGCTTCATTCGTGTAGTAATGAATGCCGATATCGGGGGTCATCGCGATGGTCAGCCCCATGGCCAGGATGATCGTCGGGCTGAGCAGGACGTACTTCCATTTGCCCTCGAACTTGAGGTGCATGAAGTAAATCAATACGAACAGGGCTTTGGCACAGGCGACGGCCAGCACCAGGAAGG contains:
- a CDS encoding cytochrome C oxidase subunit IV family protein, which translates into the protein MSNEPAHPAYTKYTSIFYALCFCTILSIVFDILDLREKNVVGIKGVVLLAFLVLAVACAKALFVLIYFMHLKFEGKWKYVLLSPTIILAMGLTIAMTPDIGIHYYTNEAPQIDYLKQAQQTSAEAAPDQPEKSHVE